The following are encoded in a window of Cygnus atratus isolate AKBS03 ecotype Queensland, Australia chromosome 20, CAtr_DNAZoo_HiC_assembly, whole genome shotgun sequence genomic DNA:
- the RHBDD2 gene encoding LOW QUALITY PROTEIN: rhomboid domain-containing protein 2 (The sequence of the model RefSeq protein was modified relative to this genomic sequence to represent the inferred CDS: deleted 1 base in 1 codon) has product MRPPPTAWRRHGNGSGLPAAAGSGAARGKMAAGWRRPAAGSAVTLLLSLGASGPALLRGGGGTGGPSAASLRAGEVHRLLTYVFSYDDLISLTCGAVLVWYFAGSFEKNVGTAKHCFLTVLFAVLSALLYLLLEAVVSRVSEVEDPKGFMPVAFAMLGVSTTRSRMKRALFFGVRVPVVLVPWFLLCVAWFIPHSSLLSNICGLLVGEAYGLGYCFCLDIPESVSSKLDRLFPFSLLKRVPGLEYIPGSSAERRASEGIKITPPPGAYPTQSYCSSSPPALPAFPPQHAAARSQAFHHSRAPGRGPAGGHDGARHSSAAGYGLPSSPSRAGGAFGEFYIQTHAGASPGQCCQAGKFSIPQRVCPPGPQAPAGLEPLAGVQQTPGRPAAAAPPVPAEFSRIQVY; this is encoded by the exons ATGAGACCTCCACCCAC CGCCTGGCGTCGCCATGGCAACGGCTCAGGCCTTCCGGCGGCGGCCGGAAGCGGGGCGGCGCGCggcaagatggcggcggggtggcggcggccggcggcgggcagcgcggTGACGCTGCTGCTGAGCCTCGGCGCCTCCGGGCCCGCGCtgctgcggggcgggggcggcacCGGCGGCCCCTCCGCGGCCTCCCTGCGGGCGGGGGAAG tcCACAGGCTGCTCACCTACGTCTTCAGCTACGACGACCTGATATCCCTGACCTGCGGGGCCGTTCTCGTCTGGTACTTCGCAGGCAGCTTTGAGAAGAACGTTGGCACCGCCAAGCACTGCTTCCTCACCGTCCTGTTCGCCGTCCTCTCCGCCCTCCTGTACCTCCTGCTTGAGGCTGTCGTCTCGAGGGTGTCGGAGGTGGAAGACCCCAAGGGGTTCATGCCGGTAGCTTTTGCCATGTTGGGCGTGTCGACCACCCGCTCGCGG ATGAAGAGAGCTCTGTTCTTCGGGGTTAGGGTTCCGGTGGTGCTGGTGCCGTGGTTTCTGCTCTGCGTAGCGTGGTTTATCCCCCACTCCTCCCTCCTCAGTAACATCTGTGGGCTTCTGGTTGGGGAGGCCT ATGGGCTTGGCTACTGCTTCTGCCTGGATATCCCAGAGTCGGTGAGCTCTAAGCTGGATCGGCTGTTCCCCTTCAGCCTGTTAAAGAGAGTCCCAGGGCTGGAATACATCCCGGGGTCCTCGGCAGAGAGGAGAGCCTCCGAGGGCATCAA GATCACCCCTCCGCCAGGTGCGTACCCCACGCAAAGCTACTGCAGCTCCTCGCCTCCGGCTCTTCCCGCTTTCCCCCCGCAGCACGCTGCCGCTCGGAGCCAGGCCTTCCACCACAGCCGCGCGCCGGGACGCGGCCCTGCGGGGGGACACGACGGGGCTCGGCACAGCTCTGCGGCAGGATACGGCCTCCCTTCCTCCCCGTCCCGAGCCGGAGGTGCCTTCGGGGAGTTTTACATCCAGACCCACGCCGGAGCCTCTCCTGGACAGTGCTGCCAGGCGGGCAAGTTCTCCATCCCGCAGCGCGTGTGCCCGCCCGGACCGCAGGCACCCGCGGGCCTGGAGCCCCTGGCTGGGGTTCAGCAAACCCCGGGGCGCCCAGCAGCCGCAGCGCCGCCCGTCCCGGCTGAATTTTCCAGGATCCAGGTGTACTGA